The following are from one region of the Paenibacillus bovis genome:
- the queC gene encoding 7-cyano-7-deazaguanine synthase QueC: protein MLKNEKAVVVFSGGQDSTTCLFWAKQTFAEVEVVTFNYGQRHSAEIEVAKQIAEELGVQQTILDMSLLNQLAPNALTRSDIEITQEEGELPSTFVDGRNLLFLSFAAILAKQKGARHLITGVCETDFSGYPDCRDIFVKSLNVTLNLSMDYDFVIHTPLMWLDKSETWKMADDLGAFQYIRENTLTCYNGIIGDGCGECPACKLRKAGLDKYVQERNAAPAARRIMIELDESDTSAARGGQQ from the coding sequence ATGCTTAAAAATGAAAAAGCGGTTGTCGTATTCAGCGGCGGCCAGGATAGCACGACCTGCCTGTTCTGGGCAAAACAGACGTTTGCCGAAGTCGAGGTTGTTACTTTTAACTACGGACAACGTCATAGCGCCGAGATCGAAGTAGCCAAGCAAATCGCCGAAGAATTGGGAGTCCAGCAGACGATTCTGGATATGAGCCTGCTGAACCAGCTCGCTCCCAATGCACTGACCCGTTCGGATATCGAAATCACCCAGGAAGAAGGAGAGCTCCCGAGCACATTCGTCGACGGACGCAATCTGCTGTTCCTGAGCTTCGCTGCGATCCTAGCCAAGCAAAAAGGCGCACGTCATCTGATTACCGGCGTATGCGAGACCGATTTTAGCGGCTATCCGGATTGCCGTGATATTTTCGTCAAATCCCTGAATGTGACGCTCAATCTGTCAATGGATTATGACTTTGTGATTCATACGCCGCTGATGTGGCTGGACAAGTCCGAGACATGGAAAATGGCAGACGATCTGGGCGCTTTCCAATATATTCGCGAGAATACGCTCACCTGCTACAACGGCATCATCGGTGATGGCTGCGGAGAATGCCCGGCGTGCAAACTGCGCAAAGCCGGACTGGACAAATATGTACAGGAGCGCAATGCTGCACCGGCAGCCCGCCGTATTATGATTGAGCTGGATGAATCCGACACTTCTGCTGCACGGGGTGGTCAACAATGA
- the queE gene encoding 7-carboxy-7-deazaguanine synthase QueE, whose protein sequence is MNENDQTGRENEQASRGNESVGTASRPTATIPVLEIFGPTVQGEGMVIGQKTMFVRTAGCDYRCSWCDSAFTWDGSAKDQIRKLSAQDVYDELKAIGGDRFNHVTISGGNPALLVSIGELVQLLRQDGIRTAVETQGSRWQDWLLDINDVTISPKPPSSGMETNFEILDSIIRKLRQNQINQMMQDIIYADSDEQAPVDQSISLKVVIFDEADLKYAEQVHKRYPNVPFYMQTGNPDVTSADDNIASSLLHRYEWLIDQAMDMPAFNDARILPQLHTLVWGNKRGV, encoded by the coding sequence ATGAATGAAAATGATCAGACAGGCCGCGAAAATGAGCAAGCCAGTCGTGGAAATGAATCTGTTGGTACGGCAAGCCGTCCTACAGCTACGATCCCGGTACTGGAGATTTTCGGACCGACTGTTCAGGGCGAAGGCATGGTTATCGGACAAAAAACGATGTTCGTGCGCACGGCAGGCTGCGATTATCGCTGCAGCTGGTGTGACTCCGCCTTCACCTGGGACGGCAGTGCCAAAGACCAGATTCGCAAGCTGAGTGCCCAGGATGTATACGATGAGCTCAAAGCTATCGGTGGCGACCGTTTTAACCATGTCACTATTTCCGGTGGCAATCCGGCACTGCTGGTCTCGATTGGTGAACTGGTCCAGCTGCTTCGCCAGGATGGTATTCGTACCGCTGTCGAGACACAGGGTTCCCGTTGGCAGGATTGGCTGCTGGATATCAACGATGTGACCATCTCGCCCAAGCCGCCAAGCTCGGGGATGGAGACTAATTTCGAGATCCTGGATAGCATTATCCGCAAGCTGCGCCAGAACCAGATCAATCAGATGATGCAGGATATCATCTATGCCGACTCGGACGAACAGGCCCCCGTCGACCAATCGATCAGCCTCAAAGTCGTTATTTTCGACGAAGCCGATCTGAAGTACGCCGAACAGGTACACAAGCGCTACCCGAATGTACCGTTCTACATGCAGACCGGTAACCCCGACGTTACCAGTGCCGACGACAATATTGCCTCTTCCCTGCTGCACCGCTACGAATGGCTGATCGACCAGGCTATGGATATGCCAGCCTTTAACGATGCCCGCATCCTGCCACAACTGCATACTCTCGTATGGGGCAACAAACGCGGCGTGTAA
- a CDS encoding MFS transporter — translation MRYSFYIILLILAALNLRPAITSISPLMQSIRADLGLNGTIASLLVTLPVLGMGIFAPLALRWSQRWGMEKVIWCSLILIGLSTFLRSWAHVPGLLLGSALIAGAGIGMISPLLSGFIKKYFPRPAAMVSLYSVSMVIGAAIASGLAVPMQNWTGGSWSIALSCWSLLALIAAVFWFKLVIHVNVPTAKQGIQRTRMPFRQKRAWLLTVFFGLMSSIFYSFTAWLSPMMQQIGYSQLQAGYMVTLFTLTQIPVSFLIPAGAHRFGRRKWWLIGCSIMELIALTLLVTGNLPVLAVILLSIGTGGLFPLALMLPIQEAPDTAQANALSAMNQSVGYLLGAMGPLMIGWLYDSYHSFLPAYLVLAVVISVMILLQWRIGHYTGDTDQTASVRPVMSSE, via the coding sequence ATGCGGTACAGTTTTTATATCATCCTGTTAATTCTGGCAGCGCTCAATCTGCGTCCTGCCATCACCTCTATTTCTCCCCTGATGCAGAGTATTCGAGCCGATCTGGGACTGAATGGAACAATCGCCAGTCTGCTCGTCACTCTGCCGGTACTTGGAATGGGGATATTCGCTCCGCTGGCTCTACGCTGGAGTCAGCGCTGGGGAATGGAAAAAGTCATCTGGTGCTCCCTTATCCTGATTGGTCTGTCTACCTTTCTGCGCAGCTGGGCACATGTACCGGGACTGCTGCTGGGCAGTGCTCTGATCGCTGGTGCAGGCATCGGCATGATCAGTCCACTGCTCTCCGGCTTTATCAAAAAATATTTCCCCCGTCCTGCAGCCATGGTTAGTCTATATTCGGTATCGATGGTGATTGGTGCTGCGATTGCTTCCGGTCTGGCGGTTCCCATGCAGAACTGGACAGGAGGTTCCTGGTCTATCGCCCTGTCCTGCTGGTCCCTACTGGCTCTGATCGCAGCCGTCTTCTGGTTTAAATTGGTGATCCATGTCAATGTACCTACTGCGAAGCAAGGCATCCAGCGAACACGTATGCCTTTTCGCCAAAAACGTGCCTGGCTGCTGACTGTATTCTTTGGCCTAATGTCGTCCATTTTTTATTCTTTTACCGCCTGGTTATCTCCGATGATGCAGCAGATCGGATATTCCCAGCTGCAGGCCGGTTATATGGTGACACTGTTCACTCTGACACAGATTCCGGTGAGTTTTCTGATTCCGGCAGGTGCTCATCGATTCGGCCGCCGCAAATGGTGGCTGATTGGCTGCAGTATTATGGAGCTTATCGCACTGACGCTGCTGGTAACGGGTAATCTGCCTGTACTCGCTGTGATTTTGTTAAGTATAGGTACAGGCGGATTATTCCCGCTGGCACTGATGCTGCCTATTCAGGAGGCACCGGATACGGCACAGGCCAATGCATTATCTGCCATGAATCAGAGTGTAGGTTATCTGCTTGGCGCTATGGGTCCGCTAATGATTGGCTGGTTATATGACAGTTACCATAGCTTCCTGCCTGCTTATCTGGTGCTGGCTGTTGTTATCAGCGTTATGATTCTGCTTCAATGGCGAATTGGTCATTACACAGGTGACACCGATCAGACCGCTTCTGTTCGTCCAGTAATGTCATCCGAATAA
- the queD gene encoding 6-carboxytetrahydropterin synthase QueD: protein MNQPGPFRIVEKLQQYGTDIQHEQLRYHRKRVLVNKEFTFDAAHHLHAYEGKCMNLHGHTYRVIFGISGIPSMNGIVVDFGDIKNIWKERIEPYLDHRYLNETLPPMNTTAENMVVWLYEQMEQALQSEPYCDQVQGGRTEFVQLYETPTSYAEARREWMES from the coding sequence ATGAATCAACCCGGACCGTTTCGTATTGTCGAGAAGCTGCAGCAGTATGGCACCGATATCCAGCATGAACAGCTCCGTTATCATCGCAAACGGGTGCTGGTAAACAAGGAATTCACATTCGATGCAGCCCATCATCTGCATGCCTACGAAGGCAAATGCATGAATCTGCACGGACATACGTATCGAGTAATTTTTGGCATTAGCGGCATTCCTTCCATGAATGGTATCGTGGTGGACTTTGGCGATATCAAGAACATCTGGAAAGAACGCATCGAGCCTTATCTGGATCACCGTTATCTGAACGAAACCCTGCCGCCAATGAATACCACTGCCGAGAATATGGTAGTCTGGCTGTACGAACAAATGGAACAGGCGCTGCAAAGCGAACCTTACTGCGATCAGGTACAGGGCGGACGGACCGAGTTCGTTCAATTATACGAGACACCGACCAGCTATGCCGAAGCCAGACGGGAGTGGATGGAATCATGA
- a CDS encoding LysR family transcriptional regulator → MELRQLHYFVAVCEELHFTRAADRLNISQPTLSQQIRVLEDELGTPLFDRIGKKTALTEAGRLLYHYSTTILRTMQNARSSIAELQVQQRGTLRIGVLPSDLDYRLNELWIEFHSRFPGVRLEIIPTIEVHKFIFEDKVDIGIGLAERPDHRLVQTLLGKESYSLFMPAVHPLGQQKVIELEQVRELPLVLYPQGFLGRILIERCFQEKGWELVTVMDNGSATSQLRMVQAGIGFSIHPHDMLATLLDNGLTAVPIVNPAPVRQIELVYRTDRYMGVAARAFMEMTRQHFSQPADADTGSLY, encoded by the coding sequence ATGGAACTGCGACAGCTTCATTATTTTGTAGCAGTATGCGAAGAACTTCATTTTACTAGGGCAGCTGATCGACTGAATATCTCACAGCCTACACTCAGTCAGCAGATCCGGGTACTCGAAGACGAACTGGGCACACCGTTATTCGATCGCATTGGAAAAAAGACAGCGCTGACCGAAGCAGGCCGACTGTTGTACCATTACAGCACCACAATTCTGCGTACTATGCAAAATGCACGTTCTTCTATTGCTGAGCTGCAGGTACAGCAGCGGGGAACCCTGCGCATCGGTGTATTGCCATCGGATCTGGATTATCGGCTAAATGAATTATGGATTGAGTTTCACAGCCGTTTTCCTGGAGTTCGGCTGGAGATTATCCCTACTATCGAAGTGCACAAGTTTATTTTTGAAGACAAAGTGGATATTGGTATCGGACTGGCCGAACGTCCGGATCATCGCCTTGTCCAGACTCTGCTGGGCAAGGAAAGCTACAGTTTGTTCATGCCTGCCGTTCACCCTCTCGGTCAGCAGAAAGTCATTGAATTGGAGCAGGTGAGAGAGCTGCCGCTTGTCTTATATCCACAGGGATTTCTGGGAAGGATACTGATCGAGCGATGCTTTCAGGAAAAAGGGTGGGAGCTGGTAACCGTAATGGACAATGGATCGGCAACTTCCCAGCTGCGTATGGTACAGGCAGGGATCGGATTCAGTATCCATCCTCATGATATGCTGGCAACCCTGCTGGATAATGGGCTCACTGCCGTCCCTATCGTAAATCCGGCTCCTGTACGACAGATCGAGTTGGTGTACCGTACCGATCGTTATATGGGAGTAGCGGCAAGAGCCTTTATGGAAATGACCCGGCAGCATTTCTCGCAACCTGCAGATGCTGACACTGGATCACTGTACTGA
- the queF gene encoding preQ(1) synthase, which produces MSGRQQDEMQDLTLLGNQGTKYTFEYDPSILESFDNKHTYRDYFVKFNCPEFTSLCPITGQPDFATIYISYIPDVKMVESKSLKLYLFSFRNHGDFHEDCMNIILNDLVKLMDPRYIEVWGKFTPRGGISIDPYTNYGKPGTKYEQMAEHRMMNHDMYPETIDNR; this is translated from the coding sequence ATGTCAGGAAGACAACAAGACGAAATGCAAGACCTCACCCTGCTTGGCAACCAAGGTACCAAATATACATTTGAGTACGATCCAAGTATCCTGGAGAGCTTTGATAACAAGCACACGTACCGTGACTACTTTGTCAAATTCAACTGCCCGGAATTCACCAGCCTGTGCCCGATTACCGGACAGCCGGATTTTGCGACCATTTATATCAGCTATATCCCTGATGTAAAAATGGTAGAAAGTAAATCGCTCAAGCTGTATCTATTCAGCTTCCGTAATCACGGTGATTTTCATGAGGACTGCATGAATATTATCCTCAACGATCTCGTGAAACTGATGGATCCTCGTTATATCGAAGTCTGGGGCAAATTTACCCCGCGCGGCGGCATCTCGATCGATCCATACACCAACTACGGCAAACCGGGTACCAAGTATGAGCAAATGGCCGAGCATCGCATGATGAACCATGATATGTATCCGGAGACTATTGATAACCGCTGA